In Nicotiana tabacum cultivar K326 chromosome 11, ASM71507v2, whole genome shotgun sequence, a single window of DNA contains:
- the LOC107778633 gene encoding organic cation/carnitine transporter 3-like yields the protein MSDQSKPLLKPKKATTLDETIESCIGEFGWAQFLQSILISLSWVFDAQQTFISIFTDMPAVSEWSLIGASSILTGLPASSFFIGCLIGGFLLSTLADTKLGRKNMLVLSCFIMSIAGAITSISTNIWMYSFLRFLTGFGRATIGTCALVLSTELVGNQWRGQVGIIGFVCFTIGFLSLPLIAFVNRDYSWRVLYLWTCIPTILYSILVHFFVRESPRWLYVRGNKEEFVLTLKSITTRSSLTLSFFGSFIDFEDQEHNNSESTINLYSAIKMLVEKNWAFKRLISVMLIGFGVGLVYYGMPLGVGNLPFNLYLSVTLNALSELPASMVTFFLIGKLTRKKSLLGFAILSGICSIGCAIVKDNSLKELQMGFELVSFFSACTSFNVLLIYTVELFPTCVRNSAVSMVRQSLVLGGAFSPILVAFGRKNRWFSYGVFGMSIGICGLFVLCLPETKGRTLNDTMDEEEYKERVFVC from the exons ATGAGTGACCAATCAAAACCATTACTAAAGCCAAAAAAAGCAACAACACTTGATGAAACAATAGAAAGTTGCATAGGAGAATTTGGATGGGCACAATTCTTACAATCCATTCTCATATCTCTATCATGGGTTTTCGATGCTCAACAAACATTCATTAGTATATTTACCGACATGCCGGCCGTTTCTGAATGGTCGTTAATAGGTGCGAGTTCAATTCTCACTGGTCTCCCGGCATCTTCGTTTTTCATAGGTTGTCTTATCGGAGGTTTCCTTCTTTCAACCTTAGCTGACACAAAACTTGGTCGAAAAAACATGTTGGTTTTATCATGTTTTATTATGTCTATTGCCGGAGCTATAACATCAATTTCTACAAATATTTGGATGTATtcatttttaaggtttttaaCTGGATTTGGAAGAGCTACAATAGGAACTTGTGCACTTGTTTTGTCAACGGAATTAGTGGGAAATCAATGGCGTGGACAAGTTGGAATTATTGGTTTTGTTTGTTTTACTATTGGATTTCTTTCTTTACCACTTATAGCTTTTGTGAATAGAGATTATTCTTGGAGAGTTTTATATCTTTGGACTTGTATTCCAACAATTTTGTACTCAATATTGGTTCATTTCTTTGTTCGTGAATCACCAAGATGGCTTTATGTACGAGGAAACAAAGAAGAATTTGTCCTAACTTTGAAAAGTATTACAACAAGAAGTAGCTTGACTTTAAGCTTCTTTGGCTCCTTCATTGATTTTGAAGATCAAGAACACAAT AACTCAGAGTCAACAATCAATCTCTACTCAGCTATCAAGATGTTGGTAGAAAAGAATTGGGCTTTCAAGAGACTAATATCAGTTATGCTTATTGGTTTTGGTGTTGGATTGGTTTACTATGGGATGCCACTTGGAGTTGGAAATTTACCTTTTAATCTATACTTAAGTGTCACATTAAATGCATTATCAGAATTGCCAGCTTCAATGGTAACATTCTTTCTTATTGGCAAATTAACAAGAAAAAAATCACTTTTGGGATTTGCTATATTAAGTGGAATTTGTAGCATAGGTTGTGCAATAGTTAAAGATAATTCTTTAAAAGAATTACAAATGGGGTTTGAATTGGTTTCCTTTTTTAGTGCATGTACATCTTTTAATGTACTATTGATTTATACTGTGGAATTATTTCCAACTTGTGTGAGGAATTCAGCAGTGTCAATGGTGAGACAAAGTTTGGTTCTTGGTGGTGCATTTAGTCCAATTTTGGTTGCTTTTGGGAGAAAAAATAGATGGTTTTCTTATGGGGTATTTGGAATGAGTATTGGAATTTGTGGTTTGTTTGTGTTGTGTTTACCAGAAACTAAAGGGAGAACATTGAATGATACTATGGATGAAGAAGAGTACAAGGAAAGAGTATTTGTTTGCTAA